The genomic DNA ATACGCTCGCCGCACAGTTTTACGCTTCGCTTTACGAGTAAGGTCACACAAAGGACGTAGCGAGGTGATGTTGAAACAGAATGATACACGCGGACCACCacttcatatgtatatttgtatattcgcCCTTCGATATTGTGTAAAATCAGCGATTTTCTAATCCCACAGCGGCACCCAGCTCTGGGCAATGTTCGGTCCATAGCACTTGAGTAGAGCACATCCTAACCCGGATCCTTTTGTCTATTCGAAAATGCTGTTATTCCTGGTGTTCGCTTTGTACGCACCGTCCACCATGCACACCGACTGAAATAACAACCCTCAACACCGTTAAAAATAGACAAATAGCTAGGAATATGTGAGTTAGTATGTATAAGCTGAAAGTCCTTTTTTCACTGAATCAACGAACTGTAAAACAACAACTTTCCACTGTAGCAAAAGCAGCAAGTGATGTCCATTACagcatatataagtacatatatctaccgtatatatatgtacatatactatatacatatgtatacacattatACATCTGCTTCATAATTCATGATTGAAATTTATTACCTCTGAAAATAATGTTGAAttctatgaaaattttaaagggttgctaatattatttttaacgtAAGTGTACTAGAGATATCAACACTGATATGGCTTGTGAGCGTAATAAATGTTTATAGTAAtcgataataaatataattttacttcggCGCCCTCGTCCACGTCTATTGTTTAATCGGGCTTCTTCTAATTTGTTGCTACTGATGAAAATATTATCATGCCCTTGATTTATTTTCTTACTGTATTTCTAATTACCATTATATAATGACTCTCAgactgaaataattttattataggtTTTTTTTAGTCATCGTTTTTTCCAGATtttaattcactgaaaatcgcgacatataatcGGGGAGAGAGcagcaaaattttattcaattcattccttttatactctcgcaacttgttactacagagtattatataatagttttgttaacctaacggttgtttgtatcaccttaaactaattgaATTAgacatagggttatatataatatataaatgatcgggatgtaaaaacgagttgaaatccgggtgactattTGTTTGgccgtccgtccgcctgtgcaagctgtaacttgagtaaaaatttaaatatctttacgaaacttggtacacgtatttctaggtaccgtaagacggttgatattgcaaatgggcgtaatcggaccaatgTCACGCCCgcaaaacgtcattaattaaaagcaaatcaatttccataactaagctccacaataagatacaagaccgtTATTTAATACACATgccctttaataggtttaatgtgcatatctcctacacCGCTctagctataataacaaaattcactgagaacaaatgtttttagcaactctatcgacagtgtgaaatcgggtgacaacctcgcccactccccatataacggcattgttaaaagctactaatagcgcgataaatcaagcactaaacacgccagaggcatgaaattgtatctctgggatggtatgagatgactttatatcaAGGTAAAACTtagcgtgaataatgcgtttgaagtatgccaccttgtgatgaaaaattgtctaaatcttgCTAGGTACTGgctatgtggaccccagtgcccatagttgactttttaccgaaactatcggtcaatgtgtaagatatataattgaaattcatataataaaataaacaaatgaaactctcgatattagtatgtttttgtgtcaaaaatgggttgaatcggatcaatacttcctttaatatacaaGGCTTTgagccttgcaagttgcgagagtataaaatgcacggttacatccgaacttagaacttccctacttgtttttttaatttctaatcccGGGACGCTTAATTTGAAACAAGACTGTCCCGGCCAAAGCGGGACGATTAGTCAGCTAAGTCTAACCCGAGATCACTCTTAGTTTAACCAGCATATTTTATAAACTCCAGTCAGCAAGATTATTCCCGGCTATCTCTTTGTGACTTGGCACCCAGGTGACTGGCTCTTGGTTTCGAACTGATAGGCTATTCAGTAGTTCTATGTATATATTCCTGCCCTAATAACGATGCAATCACGTAAGCCAAGATCGCTTTAAATGCCGTTTGGCTAGAAATTTATATCTACACACCAACTATAGCAAAGACTTCTGCTTGGAAAATGTCCGGAAAACGCCCTATACGTGTGGAAAGTTTGTATGTTAGTAGTAGGTGATAGATATTTCGAATCGCTGGCTAACCACGAATAGTTTACAATAGTGTagtaaatcaatttaatttatagcTGCTTAATCACATCATGTTTCGTGCTTTCACCCAAATAATTTGATAAGCTATTTTTTATCATTAAACACCTAACTATATAAACCGGATTAATTTCAATATTCGAAATTAGTTAGTTTTTGTACCTCCACCATGATGAAAGCTGTTGTTTTCTTAGCCACTTTTGTGGTGTGCGCCAGCGCGTCGaacgtaataaattttaaacccaGTTTGCCTACTGGTCGCATAGTTAAGGGTCAAGATGCTGTTGAACACGCTGCTCCATACATTGTGTCGTTGAGCTCGAGAGCCGAGAGACACTCTCACAGCTGCGGCGGTACCATCATCGCTAAGGATTGGATCGTTACTGCTGCTCACTGTATTTCAAGACCCGTTGGTATGGGCGTGGTTGCTGGTCTACATGAACGCGCCAACTTTACCGAGAAGACCCAATCGCGTGTAGTTGATTTTGGTTTGACGCACAAAAACTTCGGCGGTGGCGTTGGCCCTTACGACATTGCCCTGTTGCACGTTTCGGAACCCTTTGTGTACAATGAATTTGTACAGGCTGCTATTTTGCCACAACGCGAAGAGATACATTTCGGAGAGGCTAAACTTTATGGCTGGGGTCAAGTGAAGGCTTTTAACTTTAACGCCGCCAAGGTATTGCAAACCGTTACAACTGAACTCATTGAATACAGCGACTGCGAGGAAACACTCGGTGAAGATACACCCCTTCAACCATCTAATGTTTGCTCAGATTCACTACAAAAGGGTATTTCTGCCTGCAATGGCGATTCTGGTGGCCCTCTGGTGCAGGAACGTAAAGGCGTAGCATCTGAACTCGTCGGCATTGTCTCTTGGGGATACATTCCTTGCGGCTATGGTAACAGGCCATCAATTTACACTCGCGTTTCTGCTTACATCGATTGGATTGCGCAGGTCCAAAGTGCCTACTACATATTGAACTAactctttatattataataaagtaaaattttgaaaacaaaatatttagaatatttaaatatatgtattcaaATCTATTCATTTGACTACAGGTCTTCCCCTTTAGGGTCTAGTTCAAAACCGTCTAGAGTAAAAAACATTAGATCTCACAACTTATGTTTCTGTTAAACTTGATTCGAAtggtttaatttgtatggcagctatatgctagtcATCtgttttatacaatttcttcagagatgggattattgccttaaataataatttatgccaaagttcgtgaaaatacctcgtcaaatgaaagagttttccatacaagtacttgattccgattgttcagtttgtatggcaactatatgctatagtggtccgatattggccgttCAGACAAATGGGAagtttcttagtgagaaaaggacgggtgcaaaatttaaaatcgatagcttaaaaattaataatataattactagtttgtatatatacagacccatcagacggacatagctagatcgactcagctcatcatactgatcattaatatattagGGCAAGTGCAAATATATAGGGcaatagtactagtgttacgtgtcgcatcatgtcatactatacggcgctaaaaacatgtttattcgcgctaaaagttgatctttgacagttttccgcgagaaaattcgctatatttaaaaatttttcttcgatcaaggcgaaaaagcagccaaagcggctgaaaaaattagtttaatttatagacccgatactgtaaatgaacgtgtagcacaaaagtggtttgctaggttccgttccagtAATTTCCATGTCAAAGATGCatcacgcgtcgggaggcctgtcgtcgaaaattgcgataaaatcatggaaatagtggaaacagaccatcacgtgagcacttatttaattgctgaggaactaaagacaAGCCAGAAAaacgtttggaaccatttgcataaccttggattcaaaaagaagctcgatgtttgggtgccacgcgaactaacgcaaaaaaacatgatggaccgaacttccatctgcaaatcgctgctgaatcgcaacaaaatcgactggtttctgaagcggattgtgactggcgatgaaaaatgggtcacttatgacaacatcgagcacAAACGGTTATGGTCatagctcggggaagcggcccagacggtggccaagaccagattgacggccaggaaggttttgctgtgtgtttggtgggattggcaaggaatcatctactacgagctgctcccctatggctaaacgctcaattcggccctctactgccaacaactaaaCCCCTTGAAGGCagcacacgtctttggtgacgcgccagaagcttcGGGAGCTCgaatgggaggtcctaatgcactcaccttatagtccggacctggtaccaagtgattaccatctttttctgtccatggcgaacgcgcttaatggtgagaagttggcctcaagagacgCCTGGGAAAATTttctctccgagttttttgcaaatagggacgcagccttctacgaaaGGGGTAAAATGAaattggcatctcgttggcaacaagtttacgaacaaaacggcgcatatttgacttaaatcggacaaatgtacaaaaagtttccatcttttgaaaaatcaataaaaaaaaaccgaacgaactttttacaggaccaatatatgttttatagggactccgacgtttccttttgggtgttacaaacttcgtggcaaacttaatataccctgttcggggtataaatagaaaaccgttagtCGGAGGACGTTCCCGTTATAAGTAAAAACTCATAATTGAGAGCCTTTGCTAGAGGTGTCGTCTATCAACCTATTTTTCCGAGTGCGAAGCGAAAAAAAGACATTCATTTATTTTgagccaccctaatatatataaatagatattatatattataatatatactactGCAATTGTGAGcaacttaaaaatttgttaattttgtgaTAATAAAAGCTTTATTAGCAAACTgttaactaaattaaataaaccatTGATCGAACCTTAAAGAGTATAGCATATCTGCAGGCGGGGACAGTGATATACAAGCTCAATGTCGCATATGattcaaaattaagtttaatttaCGATATCGCTAGCTTATGCTATAGCGCAACAGCTTCTTAGTCTCATCACTATACTTTTTTTATGTCTGAAATATCTACTTTCATATCAAGCGGATTAATAGAAATAAACACATTCGACATATAAGGGCTAGGTGAACCCCTTTCTGGTATCAAACGACAACGTGCTGGTCGAAATATTTTGTTGAGATATCTTTTATAGAGACtaatatggtataaagtcaaaggGATAAAAAACCATACGCGATATCAGGAGGTTATGAGAAGGTATGAACCAATTCCAACCAATTTAAATCAGAGTTCTCAAATtgtactatatattttatttctatttattatttgtgtCCAGGTATTTGTTGTACAAGCTTATGTCTTGCAGAATTAAGTTATAAGAAAAGTAGGCGAGCTTGTTATGTGATTGgctgattttaaaatttcttaaaattggtTGGTTCTTAAAGGTGGGCCACATCCTATAACTAATATTGGATCCAAACCAATTATTGTTTTATACCACTTCTCTAGTGTTATTATTTAGATAGTTTCGAAT from Bactrocera oleae isolate idBacOlea1 chromosome 3, idBacOlea1, whole genome shotgun sequence includes the following:
- the LOC106619836 gene encoding lectizyme, whose protein sequence is MMKAVVFLATFVVCASASNVINFKPSLPTGRIVKGQDAVEHAAPYIVSLSSRAERHSHSCGGTIIAKDWIVTAAHCISRPVGMGVVAGLHERANFTEKTQSRVVDFGLTHKNFGGGVGPYDIALLHVSEPFVYNEFVQAAILPQREEIHFGEAKLYGWGQVKAFNFNAAKVLQTVTTELIEYSDCEETLGEDTPLQPSNVCSDSLQKGISACNGDSGGPLVQERKGVASELVGIVSWGYIPCGYGNRPSIYTRVSAYIDWIAQVQSAYYILN